The Mycolicibacterium duvalii DNA window CGCCATGAACGGCACCAGCGAGCAGTGCAGGAAGAAGCAGTTCTCGCGGCCCACCTCATGGCGTACCTGCCGGGCGGCCTCGAGGAACGGCAGCGACTCGATGTCACCGACGGTGCCGCCGATCTCGGTGATCACCACGTCGGGCCGGTTGCCGGTACTGTCGGCGGCCGCCATGTCGAGGATGCGGCGCTTGATCTCGTCGGTGATGTGCGGAATCACCTGCACGGTGTCGCCGAGGTACTCGCCGCGGCGCTCCTTCGCGATGACCGACGAATACACCTGACCGGTCGTCACGTTGGCCGAGCCGGACAGGTCGCGGTCCAGGAACCGTTCGTAGTGCCCGACGTCCAGGTCGGTCTCGGCGCCGTCCTCGGTGACGAAGACCTCACCGTGCTGGAACGGGTTCATGGTGCCGGGGTCGACGTTGAGGTACGGATCGAGCTTCTGCATGGTGACCTGCAGGCCGCGCGCGGTGAGCAGCTGGCCGAGGCTCGACGCCGTGAGTCCCTTGCCGAGCGATGACACCACGCCACCGGTGACGAAGAGATGCTTCGTGGCGGTCTGCGGGTGTTTGCGTAACGCTGGCAAAGACGACCTCCGTGACGACGGGCAGGGCTTGGCATGTGCTGGCCTCGGCACTGGTCCGAGTCCGTGTCGGGGCCTGCCGACCCACGGAACCCCACCCTAACACCGACTCCGACAAGCCGTCGCTGACACGCGGACGGACACCCCGGGGGGCTCGGGTCGTTACTGGGGCACCGTCACCGCGGTGGCGCCGTGCCCGATGCCGAACTGCCCGGGCTCGCCTCCGGCGACGAGGTCACCGAGCGCCAGCGCCGCGGTGATCCGCCCGGACTCCCGGTCGATGTCGTCGACGGTGCTGAACGCGTTGTTCAGCGCCGCGTCGGAGCGTGCCACCGCGATGGCCGCGGTCCCCGAGGCCGAGCCGTCGCGGCCGGCCAGCACCGTTCCGGCACCGTGGCGGGCCAGGCCGCCGGTGAACCGGGCCACGGTGGCGCCCTGATTGCCGGCGTCGTCTCCGAGCGCGCCGCCGGTCACCACCAGCGCGGTGTCCGCGGCTCCGATGCGCTCGGCGCCGTAGGTGATGAAGCCGGTGTCACGCAGAGTGGTCAGCACGGTCTCTCGGGCGGCGTCGTCGACCGGACGCGTCTCGGGGCCCGGGTCGATCAGCAAGGTGATCCCGAGCAGGTCGCCGGCCTGGGAACCCTGATCCACGGTGGCGGTGTTCAGCTGGGCGCCCGCGGGCACGATGGGCGAGTTCACCACCGAGAGCAGCTTCTCGGCCTCGTGGGCCTCGACGAACTGCGACGTCAGGCCGATGGTGCCGGTGACGGAGCCGCCGGCCTGCCCGATCAGGCGCTGCAACGCCTCGACGTCGTCGTCCCCGGCGTCGGGGGTGCGGAACAACACCACCGACTTGTCCCGCAGGTTGCCGGCCAGGATCCGGGGCGCCATTTGCGCATCGAAGTCTGCTGCGGCACTGAGCTTCTCGTTGAGCGCATTGCGCTCGTCGGTCAGCGTGTCGATCTGGTTCTGCAGTTCGGTCTTGTCGTCCTGCAAACCCGAGAGCACGGTGTTGGACAGCAGACCCGAACCCAGAGCGACGCCGATGGCCAGGGCCAGAAAGACCGCGGCGAGCGAGATGGCGTGCGTGCGCAGCGAGATCACCAGAGCCCTCCTAGGAGACCAGTCCCTGCGCCCACAGCAGGAACTGATTCCAATAGCCGCTGATCCACTCCAGTACCGCCGCGTCGGCGCGCGACACCCACAGCGCCGCGATCACCGCGATCAGCATCGCCAGCACCAGCAGCGCGATCGCGCCACCGGAGACCCGGCTGCGGTACAGCGTGGCAACGGCTTTCGAGTCGACAAGCTTCTCCCCCACCTTCAACCGGGTCAGGAACGTCGACGGGTTGCTGCGCTGCCGGCTGCGGTCGAAGAACTCCTCGATGCTGGCGCTGTGGCCGACGGTGACGATCAGCGACGCGCCGTGGTGGTCACACAGCAGCAGCGCCAGATCCGCCGCCGAGCCCGCCGCCGGGAAGGTCATCGCTCCGACACCGAGATCCTGAATGCGCTCCAGGCCGGAGGCGTGGCCGTCGGCGTCGGCCGGCAGCACCACCTGCGCGCCGCTCTGCAACACCTCGGTGCTGATCTTGTCGGGGTCGCCGACGATCAGCGCGGGCCGGTACCCGGCCTTGCGCAGCACGTCGGCGCCGGTGCCGACGCCGACCAGGACCGGCTGATACTCCTTGATGAACGGTTTGAGCGCCTTGAGATCGGCTGCCGCGCTTGGCTCTTCGGCGACGATGACGACGTGGCGCCGGTTCAGGTCGACGTCGATGTCGGGGATGCCGATGCCGTCGATGAGCAGCGGGCTCTCGCTGCGGATGAACTCGATGGTGTTGCCGGCAAACGCCTCCAGATGCGCGACCAGCCCGCTCTTGGCCTCCTGCATCAACTCATGGATGTCGGCATCGGTGCGCTCGGTGCCCAGCACCAGCCGACGGTCCCCGGAGTACACCCCGCCCTCGTTCAGACGGATGCGGGCGCCGTCCTTGACCTTCTTGAAGACCTCGGGGCCGGTCTCGTCGACGAGCATGATGCCGTTGGCGACCAACACCTCGGGTCCCAGGTTCGGGTAGCGCCCGGAGATCGACGACGACGCGTTGACGACGGCGGTGACGTTGGCCTCGACGAGGGCGTCAGCGGTGATCCGGTCCAGATCCAGCGCGTCGATGACGACGATGTCGCCCGGACCGACGCGCCGCAGCAAGCGGTCGATGTCGCGGTCGACTCGAGCAGTGCCGGTGACACCCGGCCGTGTGCTGGCGTTACGGGAGAGCAGCGCTGACATCTTCATGCCGCGATTCTGATCAGTCGGTACGAATTTTTGCGGAGGCGCGCCGTAACACCAGCCCCATTAGTTCATTCTTTTCACACCAGTCACACGGTCAGGCGGTGCTCTCCCGGTCCGATCGGGCCGCGTCGAGCAGTTCCCGTGCGTGCGCGCGCCCGCTGTCGGTCTCCCCGAGCCCGGCCAGCATGCGGGCCAATTCGGCCACCCGGTCCTCGTCCTGCAGGCGCACCACCCGACTCGACTTGGGTCCGCTCTCGACCACCAGATGTACGTCGGCGTAGGCGGCCACCTGGGGCAGGTGGGTCACGACGATGACCTGGTGGGTGCGCGCCAGGCGGGCCAGCCGGCGACCGATCTGCACCGCCGCGCGTCCACCGACGCCGGCGTCGACCTCATCGAAGACCATCGTGGTGCCCTCCGTCGACGCCGCCAGCACCACTTCCAGCGCGAGCATCACCCGCGACAGCTCACCGCCGGACGCGCTCTTGTGCAGCGGCAGGATGTCCGCGCCGCGGTGGGCGGAGAAGCCGAACTCGACGGCGTCGACACCGTCGCGCCCGGCGTGCACGGTGTCACCGGACGGCAGCGGCAGCGGCGCGGTGTCGTCCGCGCGCGCGAGCAGTGGACTCACCGCGATGGTGAAGTCCGCGCCGGCCATCGCCAGGCCGGACAACTCGGCGGTGACGGCCTTCGACAGCCCCCGTGCGGCTTTGACGCGGGCCTTGCTGACGTCCTGCGCCGCGGCCGCCACCTTGGCCTGCAGTTCCTCGACGCGGCGCTCGAGACTGCCCAGCGCCTCCTCGGACACGTCGAGCTGTCCGAGCTGCTCACGCGCCTCACCGGCCCACTGCAGGACACCGTCGATGTCGGCGGCGTACTTGCGCGTCAACGTCCGCAGCTCGGCTTGGCGCGCCAGCTTGGTCTCCAAAGTGCTGGCATCGGTAGGCAATTCGGAGATGAAGCGGCCGAGCTCGCCGGACACGTCGACCAGCACGGCCAGCGCGGAGTCCAGTTGCTCGGCCAGCGCCTTGAGTTGTGAGTCGTCGGTGCCCTCCAGCACGGTGCGGGCCTGCCCGACCGCGCTGGCCGCCGCCTGCACGGCAAAGGCGTCGGGGGCGGCGCTGATGTCGCCGTCGCCGGACAACGCCGAGCGCGCGGTCTGCACCGCGTCGCGCAACGCGTCGAGCTCGGAGAGCCGGCGGATGTCGTCGACCAGGTCGACGTCCTCGCCGGGCCGCGGTGCGACCACGTCGATCTCGTTGAGCGCGAACTGCAACCGGTCGGCTTCCTGGGCCAGTTCCCGGGTGCGGCGGCGACGGTCCTCGAGGTCCCGCTTGGCCTGCAACCACGTCTCCCGCGCGGCCCGGTACCGGGCCAACGGGGCCTGCACCGCGGCGTAGTGGTCCAGCGCCGCGCGCTGGTGGTCGGGCCGCATCAGGCGCAGTTGGTCGTTCTGTCCGTGCAGGGTGAGCAGTTCGCCGGTGAACTCGCTCAATGATTTCGCCGGCACGCTGCGGCCGCCGAGGTAGGCCCGCGACGGGCCGTCGCGGGTGACCGAGCGGGCGGCGATGACGCTGCCGTCGTCGTCGCGTTCGGCGCCCGAGGAGTCGAGCAGGTCGTCGATGCGACCGGTCACGGCCTCGCCGAGGTCGGCGGTGTCGAAACGGCCCTCCACCACGGCGCGCTGGGCCCCGGACCGGACCTTGGTGGCGTCCGCGCGCGCCCCGCCGAGCAGGTGCAGCCCGGTCACCACCATGGTCTTGCCGGCCCCGGTCTCGCCGGTGAGCACGGTCAGGCCCCGGTCGAACTCCGCGGTCGCGGCGCTGATGGCGCCCAGCGACTCGATACGAATCTCAGCTAGCACTACTGTCCGCGCCACCCTTTGACCGGCAACCGGAACTTGCGCACCAAGCGGTCGGTGAACGGCGCACTGTCGAGGCGCACCCACTTCAACGGTGTGGCGCAGCGTGTCACCTCGACGCGGCCGCCGGCGGGCACCACCATCTCCCGCCGACCGTCGCAAAACACCACGGCGTCGTGGCCGCCGGATTCGACCTCGACCGCGATGTGCGCGTTCGGGCTGGTGACCATGGGCCGGGCGAACAGCGCGTGGGCGTTGTTGGGCACGACGATGATGGCTTCGAGATCCGGCCACAGCACCGGACCGCCGGCGGAGAACGCATACGCCGTGGACCCCGTCGGCGTGGAGACCAGCACACCGTCGCAGCCGAATTTGGACACCGGACGTCCGTCGACCTCGAGGACCACGCCCATCACCCCCAGGCGGGGTGCCTTCTCCAAGCTGGCCTCGTTGAGCGCCCACCCCCGCGCCAGCACCCGGCCTTCGGCGCGCACCGCCACGTCGAGCGTCATCCGCTCTTCGACGACGTAGTCACGCTTGATGACATGGTCGAGCACGGTGTCGATGGAGTCGGCTTCGGCCTCGGCCAGGAAGCCGATGCGGCCGAGGTTGACGCCCAGCACCGGGATCTCGGCGTTGCGGGCCAATTCGGCGGCGCGCAGGAACGTTCCGTCGCCGCCGAGCACCAGCACCAGTTCACAGCCGGCGGCGGCGTTCTGGTCGGCGTCGACGACCTCGATGCCGGGCCCCAGCATGCGCGTGTCGTCGGGCGACAGCGGTACCGGCCCCCGGTCGACGGCCTCTGCGGAGAGCACGCGCAGCGCGATCCCGTGGTCGCTGAGCACCTTTTTGACGCGACGGGCCACATCGGTCGCGTCGTCGCGCCCGGTGTGGACCACCAGCAGGATGGTGCGTTGGGCGCTCACTGCGGCCCCTCCTCGACAGCTCGGCGGATCTCGGCGTCCAGCGCGTCACCGGCCAGCGCGCCGCCGGTGTCGGTCCGCAGGTGCAGGAAGTACTCGACGTTGCCGGCGGGGCCGGGCAGCGGGCTGGCCGTCGCTGCGACGGTATGCCAGCCGAGTTCCTCGGCGCGGCGGGCCACCGCGCCCACTGCGTCGGCACGGACCGGCGGATCGGTGACCACCCCGCCGGCCCCGACGCGGTCCCGGCCCACCTCGAACTGCGGCTTCACCATGGGAACGATATCGGCGCCCGGCGACGCGCAGGAAGTCAGCGCCGGGAGCACGGTGGACAGTGAGATGAACGACAGATCGGCGACGATCAGGTCGACCGGGCCGCCGATGGCCTCGCTGGTGAGCTCGCGGACATTGGTGCGCTCCATGACCACCACCCGGGGATCGGTGCGCACCGACCACGCCAGCTGTCCGTAACCGACGTCGACCGCGACGACTTCGCGGGCGCCGCGGTCGAGCAGCACCTCGGTGAAGCCGCCGGTCGACGCTCCCGCGTCCAGGCAGCGGCGTTCGGCGACCGCGATGCCGAAAACGTCGAGCGCACCGATGAGTTTGTGTGCGCCTCGCGAAACCCAGCTGGTCTCACCGGCGGCGACCGTCAGACGGGCGTCCACCGTGATCGCGGTCGACGGTTTGGCCGCGGGCATGCCGTCGATGCTCACACGCCCCGCGCCGATCAGTTCTGCCGCCTGCTGCCGCGAGCGGGCCAGCCCCCGCCGGACCAACTCGGCGTCCACACGTGCGCGCCGCGTCACGCGGATCAGCCCTTCTCGACCGATTCCAGCGCCCGGACCAGCACGTCGTGGGCCTGCTCCAGCCGGGCGGCCACATCATCGAGTTCGGACACCGACGGTTCGGTCTGATCACCGAGCAGCTCGGCGACCTGGGCACGGATCTGGTCGGGATCGTTACTCATGTCGGTGCTCACGCTAGCCCATGCCGGACCTACAGCAGTGACCAGCGCTCCATGGCCTGTTGGGTCGTGTCGTCGCCGGCCCGCAGCTGCCCGCGACGCGGCGCGAGGTCGGCGGCCCAGACGGCCGCGGCGACGGCGCGGACCACCGCCAGAGAGTCGGCGCTCGCCTCGCCGGTGGCGCGGACGGTCACCGTGTCGTTGTCGACGTCCACGTCCCAGGCGGGGTGGGCTGCGATGCGCAGCGCCTCGGCATCGGCGGTGATCGCCCGGAGATCCTCGGCCAGAAAGTCGGGACGTTGTCCGGGCTCGGCCCAGATCGCGTCGGCGGCGGTGTGGACACCGCACAGCACCATCAGGCTGGGCAGCGCGGCGGCGCGCGCGCCGGCGATATCGGTGTCAAGACGATCACCGACGACCAGCGGGGCGCGGAAATCACCCCGGGACAGCGCATCCGCCATCAGCGCGGGGGCTGGTTTCCCGGCGACCTGGGGCTCGCGGTCGGTCGCTGTGCGCAGCGCCGCCACCATCGATCCGTTGCCGGGCAGCAGCCCGCGTTCGGAGGGCAGGGTCTTGTCGACGTTGGCGGCGACCCACAGCACGTCGTTGCGGATCGCCAACGCCGCCTCGGCCAGCTCGGGCCAACCGGTCGTCGGCGAATGCCCCTGCACGACAGCGGAGGGCTCGTCGGCCCACTGCCGCACCGGCGCCAGGCCCACCGCCCGGACTTCCTCGGCCAGCGCGTCGGTGCCGACGACGAGGACCCGGGCACCGGATGGCAACTGTTCGGCCAACAGCCGCGCCGCACTCTGCGCGCTGGTGACGACGTCGTCGGGGGCGGCGGTGAAACCCAGCTCGCGCAGATGCTCGGCCACCTGCGCGGCGCCGCGCGAGGCGTTGTTGGTGACGTAGAGCAGCCTTCCCGCCACCTCGGCCAGCGTCTGTACCGCGCCCGGGGTCGGTTGGTGGCCGCGGAAAACGGTGCCGTCGAGGTCCAGCAGCAGGCAATCGTGCTGCTGTGCAAGAGAAGTCACGTCAGGACAGCTCCGTGACCCGGTCCTCGGCGTCGGTGACTCCTTCGAGGTCGGCCGCCGCCGCACGCAGAAACCATTGCAGCGCCTCTTCGGCGCGGCCCAGGGCCAGCAACGTGTCGGCGTAGGCGTAGAACAGGCGGGCGGCGGTCTCGCCGGTGCGAGACGGGTCCAGGTCCGGGGTGGCCAGCACCGCGAGCGCCGCCTCATGTTGACCCAGATCCGAACGGGCGCCGGCGATGACGATCTTCAACTCGTCGGCGTCATCACCGTTCAGTGCAGCGGCTTCCGGGCTGCGCCCCAACTCGATGGCCCGCTCGGGACGGCCGATTCCGCGTTCGCAGTCCGCGATCAGCGCCAACAGCGGTGAGCGACTGCCCATTCGGCGAGCAGCCCGGAATTCGGCCAGCGCCTGGGCCCAGTCGCCGCAGTGGTAGGCGGCGATTCCCACGGCTTCTCTGACCGCGGCGATCCGACCGGAGCGGGCGCGGGCCGCCTGCGCATGGGCCAGTGCGGCCTGCGGATCCTCCTCGAGCAGTTCCCCGGCGGCGACCAGATGGCGGGCCACCACATCAGCGGTACCGCGGTCCAAAGTCGTGAGCTCACCGCGTATTTCGGGTGCCAGTTGCCTGGCTTCGATCTCGTCCGGGATACGCGGGCCCTTTGCCGCGGACTCTTCGGTGTCGGGCCGGGGCTGCGCCACCCGCGCCCGGCTGGGGCCCGAGGATCGCGGCGCCGACCGATGCCCCCCGCGCGGGCGTGGCCGGCCGGAGTCCGGGCCGCGGCGCGGTTGCCGATCGCCTCGGCCCCGCTGATCGTCTTGAGACACTCAGAAAGGATACGGGCTTACGCCAACTGCTCACAATTGCCGAGAAATGGCCCGGAAATGGGAAATCGCCCCCCACATGACGTGGGGGGCGATTCCTAATGTGTGTTCGGCGGTGTCCTACTTTTCCGCCCGGGTGGGCAGTATCATCGGCGCTGGCAGGCTTAGCTTCCGGGTTCGGGATGGGACCGGGCGTTTCCCTGCCGCTATGGACCGCCGTAACTCTATTCACTTTTTTCAGTGATCAAATTTTTGTGTTTTTGGTGGTGGGGTGTGTTCATCAAATCTGATGGTGTGTTTGATGAGGTGGTGTGTGGTTGCGAGGTTTTGTTGTGTTTGTTGTAAGTTTTCGGCCGGTTAGTGCCAGTTCCCTGAACGCATTGCTGCGTGTGTAGGTCTGGTCTATCGATCCCGTGGTCTGCGGGGGGCCTTATCCCACTTAATGGGTGAGAAGCCTGGTCTTGGAAGAGGTTTCCCGCTTAGATGCTTTCAGCGGTTATCCTGTCCGAACGTGGCTATCCAGCGGTGCCCCTGGTGGGACAACTGGTGTACCAGAGGTTCGTCCGTCCCGGTCCTCTCGTACTAGGGACAGGTTTCCTCAAGCTTCTGACGCGCGCGGCGGATAGAGACCGAACTGTCTCACGACGTTCTAAACCCAGCTCGCGTGCCGCTTTAATGGGCGAACAGCCCAACCCTTGGGACCTGCTCCAGCCCCAGGATGCGACGAGCCGACATCGAGGTGCCAAACCATCCCGTCGATATGGACTCTTGGGGAAGATCAGCCTGTTATCCCCGGGGTACCTTTTATCCGTTGAGCGACACCCCTTCCACTCAGAGGTGCCGGATCACTAGTCCCGACTTTCGTCCCTG harbors:
- a CDS encoding copper transporter — encoded protein: MISLRTHAISLAAVFLALAIGVALGSGLLSNTVLSGLQDDKTELQNQIDTLTDERNALNEKLSAAADFDAQMAPRILAGNLRDKSVVLFRTPDAGDDDVEALQRLIGQAGGSVTGTIGLTSQFVEAHEAEKLLSVVNSPIVPAGAQLNTATVDQGSQAGDLLGITLLIDPGPETRPVDDAARETVLTTLRDTGFITYGAERIGAADTALVVTGGALGDDAGNQGATVARFTGGLARHGAGTVLAGRDGSASGTAAIAVARSDAALNNAFSTVDDIDRESGRITAALALGDLVAGGEPGQFGIGHGATAVTVPQ
- the steA gene encoding putative cytokinetic ring protein SteA; this encodes MKMSALLSRNASTRPGVTGTARVDRDIDRLLRRVGPGDIVVIDALDLDRITADALVEANVTAVVNASSSISGRYPNLGPEVLVANGIMLVDETGPEVFKKVKDGARIRLNEGGVYSGDRRLVLGTERTDADIHELMQEAKSGLVAHLEAFAGNTIEFIRSESPLLIDGIGIPDIDVDLNRRHVVIVAEEPSAAADLKALKPFIKEYQPVLVGVGTGADVLRKAGYRPALIVGDPDKISTEVLQSGAQVVLPADADGHASGLERIQDLGVGAMTFPAAGSAADLALLLCDHHGASLIVTVGHSASIEEFFDRSRQRSNPSTFLTRLKVGEKLVDSKAVATLYRSRVSGGAIALLVLAMLIAVIAALWVSRADAAVLEWISGYWNQFLLWAQGLVS
- the recN gene encoding DNA repair protein RecN; this encodes MLAEIRIESLGAISAATAEFDRGLTVLTGETGAGKTMVVTGLHLLGGARADATKVRSGAQRAVVEGRFDTADLGEAVTGRIDDLLDSSGAERDDDGSVIAARSVTRDGPSRAYLGGRSVPAKSLSEFTGELLTLHGQNDQLRLMRPDHQRAALDHYAAVQAPLARYRAARETWLQAKRDLEDRRRRTRELAQEADRLQFALNEIDVVAPRPGEDVDLVDDIRRLSELDALRDAVQTARSALSGDGDISAAPDAFAVQAAASAVGQARTVLEGTDDSQLKALAEQLDSALAVLVDVSGELGRFISELPTDASTLETKLARQAELRTLTRKYAADIDGVLQWAGEAREQLGQLDVSEEALGSLERRVEELQAKVAAAAQDVSKARVKAARGLSKAVTAELSGLAMAGADFTIAVSPLLARADDTAPLPLPSGDTVHAGRDGVDAVEFGFSAHRGADILPLHKSASGGELSRVMLALEVVLAASTEGTTMVFDEVDAGVGGRAAVQIGRRLARLARTHQVIVVTHLPQVAAYADVHLVVESGPKSSRVVRLQDEDRVAELARMLAGLGETDSGRAHARELLDAARSDRESTA
- a CDS encoding NAD kinase, which produces MSAQRTILLVVHTGRDDATDVARRVKKVLSDHGIALRVLSAEAVDRGPVPLSPDDTRMLGPGIEVVDADQNAAAGCELVLVLGGDGTFLRAAELARNAEIPVLGVNLGRIGFLAEAEADSIDTVLDHVIKRDYVVEERMTLDVAVRAEGRVLARGWALNEASLEKAPRLGVMGVVLEVDGRPVSKFGCDGVLVSTPTGSTAYAFSAGGPVLWPDLEAIIVVPNNAHALFARPMVTSPNAHIAVEVESGGHDAVVFCDGRREMVVPAGGRVEVTRCATPLKWVRLDSAPFTDRLVRKFRLPVKGWRGQ
- a CDS encoding TlyA family RNA methyltransferase, giving the protein MTRRARVDAELVRRGLARSRQQAAELIGAGRVSIDGMPAAKPSTAITVDARLTVAAGETSWVSRGAHKLIGALDVFGIAVAERRCLDAGASTGGFTEVLLDRGAREVVAVDVGYGQLAWSVRTDPRVVVMERTNVRELTSEAIGGPVDLIVADLSFISLSTVLPALTSCASPGADIVPMVKPQFEVGRDRVGAGGVVTDPPVRADAVGAVARRAEELGWHTVAATASPLPGPAGNVEYFLHLRTDTGGALAGDALDAEIRRAVEEGPQ
- a CDS encoding HAD-IIA family hydrolase gives rise to the protein MTSLAQQHDCLLLDLDGTVFRGHQPTPGAVQTLAEVAGRLLYVTNNASRGAAQVAEHLRELGFTAAPDDVVTSAQSAARLLAEQLPSGARVLVVGTDALAEEVRAVGLAPVRQWADEPSAVVQGHSPTTGWPELAEAALAIRNDVLWVAANVDKTLPSERGLLPGNGSMVAALRTATDREPQVAGKPAPALMADALSRGDFRAPLVVGDRLDTDIAGARAAALPSLMVLCGVHTAADAIWAEPGQRPDFLAEDLRAITADAEALRIAAHPAWDVDVDNDTVTVRATGEASADSLAVVRAVAAAVWAADLAPRRGQLRAGDDTTQQAMERWSLL
- a CDS encoding tetratricopeptide repeat protein, with protein sequence MSQDDQRGRGDRQPRRGPDSGRPRPRGGHRSAPRSSGPSRARVAQPRPDTEESAAKGPRIPDEIEARQLAPEIRGELTTLDRGTADVVARHLVAAGELLEEDPQAALAHAQAARARSGRIAAVREAVGIAAYHCGDWAQALAEFRAARRMGSRSPLLALIADCERGIGRPERAIELGRSPEAAALNGDDADELKIVIAGARSDLGQHEAALAVLATPDLDPSRTGETAARLFYAYADTLLALGRAEEALQWFLRAAAADLEGVTDAEDRVTELS